The Candidatus Krumholzibacteriota bacterium genome contains a region encoding:
- a CDS encoding alkaline phosphatase family protein, translating into MAATVMIIIDALGYDITRHHDFRPAGLDKIAKAETVFGFSQAALTTIMTGALPDHHGLWMMYSFDQQGSPFKWLRNMPRFVSTERRWVRTIIDRQITRSIGVSAYYNLYDVPARELSFLDLPARKQLFSPGSVPGRETIIDTALRKNIPLFIRYYNTEEKKAFNDLALALDGGGDGLFLLYTAGFDSTLHRRGTLSEETGLHLRWYEKRIGEIASSRDDLRIFVLGDHGMCDVTAVIDVMGEIGRLGLSVPEDYIPFYDSTMARFRFNSGRGRELVGNVLTDIKGGRILEEKELRRLGVWFDDQRFGEMIFLADPGVMIVPCFMGKKPIAGMHGYHPGAPCMDSVLYSNVPAVPDRISLTEIAGMILPGNGGMERR; encoded by the coding sequence TTGGCCGCCACGGTGATGATAATAATCGATGCCCTGGGATACGATATAACAAGGCATCACGATTTCAGGCCAGCCGGGCTTGATAAAATTGCGAAGGCCGAGACTGTCTTCGGATTCAGCCAGGCTGCTCTTACCACCATCATGACAGGCGCCTTACCGGACCATCACGGACTATGGATGATGTATTCGTTCGACCAGCAGGGGTCTCCTTTCAAATGGCTGAGAAATATGCCCCGCTTTGTATCTACCGAAAGAAGATGGGTCAGGACGATCATCGACCGGCAGATAACAAGGTCGATCGGTGTAAGCGCTTATTACAATCTCTACGATGTACCCGCGAGGGAGCTTTCTTTTCTCGACCTGCCCGCGAGAAAGCAACTTTTTTCACCGGGGAGTGTTCCGGGGCGTGAGACAATCATAGACACGGCGCTCCGGAAAAATATCCCACTGTTCATCCGTTATTACAATACGGAAGAGAAAAAAGCGTTCAACGATCTCGCACTTGCCCTTGACGGCGGAGGAGATGGTCTTTTCTTACTGTATACGGCAGGTTTCGATTCGACCCTTCACAGACGCGGAACGCTTTCTGAAGAGACCGGGCTCCACCTGCGCTGGTATGAAAAAAGGATCGGTGAGATCGCCTCTTCCCGCGACGACCTGAGGATCTTCGTTCTGGGAGATCACGGTATGTGCGACGTGACAGCGGTGATCGATGTGATGGGGGAGATCGGCCGGCTCGGGTTGTCAGTCCCTGAAGACTACATACCATTTTACGATTCGACGATGGCGAGATTCAGGTTCAATTCAGGCAGGGGCAGGGAACTTGTCGGCAATGTTCTGACAGATATAAAGGGAGGCCGCATCCTCGAAGAAAAAGAACTCCGGAGGCTCGGAGTATGGTTTGACGACCAGAGGTTCGGGGAGATGATCTTTCTGGCCGATCCTGGCGTGATGATAGTACCGTGTTTCATGGGGAAGAAGCCGATCGCCGGCATGCACGGATATCACCCCGGCGCTCCGTGCATGGACAGTGTTCTGTATTCGAATGTCCCGGCGGTGCCAGACCGGATCTCGTTGACTGAAATTGCGGGGATGATACTACCCGGCAACGGCGGCATGGAGCGGAGATGA
- a CDS encoding CpsD/CapB family tyrosine-protein kinase, with product MSKIFDALRKAEMKKGAPRIKNQRPVRPVKPASGGDDLFIPGVDDEFRRSLMNLRNSIDSEFKERDSRVVMFTSAVKGEGKTLIASYLARVLAQSEADRVLIIDCAINDPKIHELFGIENEKGIIDYLSGDVTLEEIIRPVDDGVLDIITSGSVRMPDVTQPLFKSALMDELIAETGARYDYVIIDTSAVLEAPETPVIGSRANGIALVIQAGHTKREVVQRAIMMVRKLDGHFLGSILNRKKYYIPEFIYRRV from the coding sequence TTGAGTAAGATATTTGATGCCCTTAGAAAAGCGGAGATGAAAAAAGGGGCTCCACGAATCAAGAATCAGCGTCCGGTAAGGCCGGTCAAGCCTGCCTCGGGTGGGGATGATCTTTTTATCCCCGGCGTCGACGACGAATTCCGGCGTTCCCTGATGAACCTTAGAAATTCGATCGATTCCGAGTTCAAGGAGAGAGATTCCAGGGTCGTCATGTTCACCAGCGCCGTAAAGGGCGAAGGAAAGACTCTGATAGCTTCATACCTGGCAAGAGTTCTGGCCCAGAGTGAAGCGGACAGGGTGCTGATTATCGATTGCGCGATAAACGATCCGAAAATACATGAGCTTTTCGGAATAGAAAACGAAAAAGGCATCATAGATTACCTTTCCGGCGACGTGACGCTGGAAGAGATCATCCGGCCTGTAGATGACGGGGTCCTTGATATTATTACGAGTGGTTCTGTCCGTATGCCCGATGTCACTCAGCCGCTATTTAAATCAGCCCTGATGGACGAGTTGATAGCCGAGACCGGAGCGAGATACGACTATGTCATCATAGACACATCGGCGGTACTGGAAGCTCCCGAGACTCCCGTTATAGGTTCGCGGGCCAACGGAATAGCCCTGGTCATACAGGCTGGACATACCAAGCGAGAAGTGGTGCAGCGAGCGATAATGATGGTGCGAAAGCTCGATGGACATTTCCTCGGTTCGATCCTCAACAGGAAGAAATACTATATCCCCGAATTCATATACAGGCGGGTTTGA
- a CDS encoding AAA family ATPase gives MYEEFYRFKELPFNVTPDPRFLYRSESHRDALAYITYGIFQKKGFIAVTGEVGVGKTTVVNAFIDLFQPSLEVAFVFTTKFPFDQLLYLVCNDFGLDVEGMNKAQMLLSLNRFLISQYEKNRNTVLIIDEAQNLSPDVLEELRMLSNLETRDRKLIQIMLVGQPELENMLNLNEMRQLRQRIPGICKIPMLNRQETDNYIKYRLHVASEDNNGPVFSGDALEEIFHYSGGTPRLINVLCDRVLLLGYVGNTHSLDGKIVREAIRDLENKESIVTERRNRPM, from the coding sequence ATGTACGAAGAATTTTACAGATTCAAGGAACTGCCTTTCAACGTGACTCCCGATCCGCGTTTTCTCTACAGGAGTGAGAGCCACAGGGACGCGCTGGCCTATATAACTTACGGGATCTTTCAGAAAAAAGGTTTCATCGCGGTGACCGGAGAGGTGGGAGTGGGAAAGACAACGGTGGTAAACGCCTTTATCGATCTCTTTCAACCCTCTCTGGAAGTCGCTTTCGTCTTTACGACGAAGTTTCCATTCGATCAGCTTCTATATCTCGTATGCAACGATTTCGGGCTGGACGTCGAGGGGATGAACAAGGCGCAGATGCTTCTGTCCCTCAACAGGTTCCTTATATCGCAGTATGAAAAAAACAGGAACACCGTTCTGATCATCGATGAGGCGCAGAATCTCTCGCCGGACGTCCTTGAGGAACTGAGAATGCTCTCGAACCTCGAGACAAGGGATAGAAAACTGATACAGATAATGCTCGTCGGCCAGCCGGAGCTGGAGAATATGCTCAACCTCAACGAGATGCGACAGCTTCGCCAGCGGATACCGGGGATATGCAAGATCCCGATGCTGAACCGCCAGGAGACGGATAACTATATCAAGTACCGTCTTCATGTCGCTTCCGAGGATAACAACGGACCGGTATTTTCGGGGGACGCGCTCGAAGAGATATTTCATTATTCGGGAGGGACGCCGAGACTGATCAATGTTCTCTGCGACCGTGTCCTTCTTCTCGGATATGTGGGGAACACTCACTCGCTCGACGGAAAGATAGTGCGTGAGGCGATAAGAGACCTGGAAAACAAGGAGAGTATAGTTACGGAGCGTCGAAATCGGCCGATGTAG